From a region of the Archocentrus centrarchus isolate MPI-CPG fArcCen1 chromosome 18, fArcCen1, whole genome shotgun sequence genome:
- the LOC115797010 gene encoding uncharacterized protein LOC115797010, whose protein sequence is MRLYKIPVQVFVQKCDCLDTLQTFDGQVSGELIQASAGEDVRFPLSEDCRKGHGALYLHLKDGSTQIVASLAGNWKPGRAHTDRVIVSSDALILKNVDLNDQGLYEFTCEKKNTELTDLQVFVPSEVVVSEGEDATLSCRSITLGQSVKSARWRRNGELLLELNGRTREITYGRGFNESRVSVPSGWYQRANLSLTLKRAEVKDQGAYYCDIDKAEKHRSAVRLIVRVIVPKSVTTLQQPTPAPLSPECPYWTWTTFLITAAGFVIVGLLAWLIWNKMFKGSTRGAGGETSQREEGMNLRGVSNGGGLLSNSQRGGRGCRGQRTERDQQQMFMLNGFH, encoded by the exons ATGCGact ATATAAAATACCAGTCCAAGTATTTGTCCAAAAATGTGACTGCTTGGACACACTCCAAACTTTTGACGG CCAGGTTTCTGGAGAATTGATCCAAGCGAGTGCAGGGGAGGATGTTAGATTTCCCCTCTCAGAGGATTGCAGGAAAGGACACGGAGCGCTCTATCTACACCTGAAGGATGGCAGCACTCAGATAGTCGCCTCCCTTGCTGGTAACTGGAAGCCGGGGCGAGCTCACACTGACCGGGTGATTGTAAGCAGCGATGCTCTGATACTGAAAAATGTAGATTTAAATGACCAGGGACTGTATGAGTTTACATGTGAGAAGAAAAACACGGAGCTCACTGATCTACAAGTATTTGTACCCTCTGAAGTTGTTGTCTCCGAGGGTGAGGATGCCACCCTCTCATGCCGCTCCATCACGTTAGGTCAGTCTGTGAAGTCTGCGCGCTGGAGGAGAAACGGAGAGCTGCTGCTCGAGCTGAACGGCCGGACGAGGGAAATTACCTATGGGAGAGGCTTTAATGAAAGCAGGGTGTCAGTACCATCAGGCTGGTACCAGCGAGCAAACCTGTCTCTCACCTTAAAGCGAGCTGAGGTGAAAGATCAAGGCGCCTATTACTGCGACATCGACAAGGCGGAGAAACACCGCTCTGCCGTCCGCCTAATAGTCCGAGTGATCGTCCCCAAATCAGTGACCACGCTTCAGCAGCCTACACCGGCACCGTTG TCACCAGAGTGTCCTTACTGGACATGGACCACATTCCTCATAACAGCAGCTGGATTTGTAATCGTTGGGCTGCTTGCTTGGCTTATCTGGAACAAGATGTTCAAAGGGTCTACACGAGGAGCTGGTGGGGAAACATCACAGCGTGAAGAAGGTATGAATTTGAGAGGCGTCAGCAACGGCGGTGGACTCCTCAGCAACAGCCAACGTGGAGGGAGAGGATGTAGAGGACAGAGGACAGAGCGTGACCAACAACAAATGTTTATGTTAAACGGTTTCCATTGA
- the LOC115797501 gene encoding uncharacterized protein LOC115797501: MSYVKVILGDPFTLPENCKSDEEGTLRQEQPQSRQVAAHRLGVWIPEESFKDRINQSSSVVFNRAVYTDSGVYVLACGGRVVHIQVEVVVSSDASAKEGEAVSLPCYFSTTAGTCWSVSWAKDGEVVLHWHSCDVKSNWAADDRLSLSADWLSHGDLSLNLQQTRKNDEANYFCFIQKEGREKQKGNPAAVKLKVHERSPDQITLTPPPPPASPAQKTREAVGLGTPAAVSITAVVCLIIGGVVGGLLKSYYHRCASGRHSEGRSGPRHEHVNGALALLSPPQHVNGCPSNTTHAASPV, translated from the exons ATGTCATATGTCAAAGTTATTTTAGGAGACCCGTTTACTCTTCCTGAAAACTGTAAGAGTGATGAAGAGGGAACACTGCGCCAGGAACAGCCGCAGTCCCGACAAGTCGCTGCGCACCGACTCGGAGTTTGGATTCCAGAGGAAAGTTTCAAAGATCGCATCAATCAGAGCTCCTCTGTCGTCTTTAACCGCGCAGTTTACACGGACAGCGGCGTTTATGTGTTAGCATGCGGCGGTCGGGTGGTGCACATCCAGGTGGAGGTTGTCGTGTCCTCTGACGCATCCGCGAAAGAAGGAGAAGCGGTCAGCCTCCCGTGCTACTTTTCAACTACAGCCGGCACCTGCTGGTCTGTGAGCTGGGCTAAAGACGGGGAGGTTGTGCTTCACTGGCATTCCTGCGATGTTAAAAGTAACTGGGCTGCTGATGATCGACTGTCTCTATCAGCTGACTGGCTCTCACACGGAGACCTGTCTTTAAACCTGCAGCAGACTCGGAAAAATGATGAGGCAAATTATTTTTGCTTCATCCAAAAAGAaggcagagagaaacagaagggGAATCCAGCTGCTGTGAAGCTGAAGGTCCATGAGAGAAGCCCGGATCAGATCACCCTCACTCCTCCTCCGCCGCCCGCGTCT CCTGCACAGAAAACCCGTGAAGCGGTGGGACTCGGAACTCCTGCCGCTGTCAGCATTACAGCCGTGGTGTGTTTGATTATCGGCGGTGTGGTGGGAGGGCTCCTGAAATCGTACTACCACAGATGTGCGTCAGGTCGACACAGTGAGGGACGATCCGGACCCAGACACGAACATGTGAATGGAGCGTTGGCGCTTCTCAGTCCTCCTCAGCACGTGAATGGCTGCCCATCAAATACCACTCACGCAGCCTCCCCTGTCTAA